The DNA region CACCTTTTCTAATTTTGTTATATGCTGAGTTTTCAAAATCAATAGTTCCATCTGTCTCGTCATGTTGAGCCAAAGCATAAGCACCATATTCTCCGTTGATAATTTCTTGCGCTAGTGCAGCAGCATCTGCATATCTATCCGCATTGAGTGGATTTCCGCTCATAGTTAGATACACATCCGAAAGTAGAGTAGCGACCGCACCTGCCGTAATTCTCTTTCCGTTGTCCACCATACTTAATTTTGGTAAATTACCTTGCTCTAGAGCTTCGGTAAGGTCTGATTCTATCAAGGCATAAACATCGGCAACGGGACTTCGCTCTAAATAAAGATCATCTAATGATTCATATGGTTCGGTCGTTAACGGTACCGGACCAAACCATCTTACCAAATAGTAATAGGCAAAGGCTCTGAAAAATTTGGCTTCGGCCAATAGTTGATTTTGTTGTGCGTCAGTTAATTCTGGAGTTTCAGGTATATACTTAATGGCATTGTTGGCCCTAGAAATACCTAGGTACAATTCTCTCCATCTATCTTGTAGGTAACCTCCGATATTCTCTCCATTTAATGTAAGCTGTTGGGTATTGCTAACATGTAATTCCTGCCCAGCATATTCATTGGTAAAGAACCCGCTCATGTAAGCACCCAACATCAGTGGTGTACCACTATAAACACCACCATCTGTCATATTGGGTGCTCCATTTCTATAAAGTGAGTTAACTGCGCTATAAGCGTGATCCGGTTCAGAAAAGAATTGGTCTGAGCTTAATTCGCTCAGGGGTTCTTCTTCTAAAAAATCGTCACAAGAACCGAGTAAAACAAGTCCGATTAAACAAGCTATATATTTAATTTTCATGATTTTCTTTTTTTAAGCATTAAAATTTAAGGCTACAACCTAGGGTGAATGTTCTAGGTTTTGGGTACTGGAAGAAGAAAATATTTTGTCCCCATTGATTACCTTCCCAAGAAGTGGCTTCAGGGTCATACCCTTGGAAATCTTTGGAGTGTATGACAAATACATTTTCAGCACTTGCATATACCCTAAGACTGTTAAGCCCGATAAGGTCTAAAAATTGCTCATTGAAACTATAGCCCAAAGAGAAAAGATTTCCCCTTATATAAGAACCGTCAACGACCCATCTGCTATCTACTTGA from Zobellia alginiliquefaciens includes:
- a CDS encoding RagB/SusD family nutrient uptake outer membrane protein; its protein translation is MKIKYIACLIGLVLLGSCDDFLEEEPLSELSSDQFFSEPDHAYSAVNSLYRNGAPNMTDGGVYSGTPLMLGAYMSGFFTNEYAGQELHVSNTQQLTLNGENIGGYLQDRWRELYLGISRANNAIKYIPETPELTDAQQNQLLAEAKFFRAFAYYYLVRWFGPVPLTTEPYESLDDLYLERSPVADVYALIESDLTEALEQGNLPKLSMVDNGKRITAGAVATLLSDVYLTMSGNPLNADRYADAAALAQEIINGEYGAYALAQHDETDGTIDFENSAYNKIRKGDASDTEHIYIKEYDPEISTSIYPRYSYPVALASEVLYDITNGAYQPSSQFVDFYHPNEDLRAQERQYFHSTYLPNGQTFDTAPFFWHDDTAIFETANSGKDFAVYSYTDVLLIAAEAIAMSSGNNSNAVDYLTQVRSRAYWMRDAANISSELSGLGTDAFVEEVWKERHRELVFEFRNWFDIVRTGKFPISDAPGSISFVNAVGHTTEQGKQIEQKHMLLPLPGPELQRNPSLGSDNNGY